The following proteins come from a genomic window of Trifolium pratense cultivar HEN17-A07 linkage group LG4, ARS_RC_1.1, whole genome shotgun sequence:
- the LOC123920651 gene encoding lysM domain receptor-like kinase 3 isoform X1: protein MKLKNVLVLLLFFMFLDCVLLKVESKCLKGCDIALASYYVMPAFKFQIITGFMQSKIVTNNSSDILNRYNKILVTNHANIFSFFRINIPFPCECIEGEFLGHVFEYTAKEGDTYDLIANTYYASLTSVEVLKKFNSYDLNHIPVKAKVNVTVNCSCGNSQISKDYGLFITYPLRASDTLQKIASDSKLDEGVIQSFNSGVNFSKGSGIVFIPGRDQNGDYVPLYPRTGLAKGAAVGITIAGILGLLLVLVICIYVRYFRKKEEEKTKFPETSIACSSQDGAKFIVVDKSPEFSYKELANATDNFSLANKIGQGGFGEVYYGELRGKKTAIKKMKIQATREFLAELKVLTSVHHWNLVHLIGYCVEGSLFLVYEYIDNGNLSQHLHNSAKEPMTWSTRVQIALDVARGLEYIHDHSVPVYIHRDIKSDNILLNENFTAKVADFGLTKLTDVASSTDKTDHIAGTFGYMPPENVYGRISRKIDVYAFGVVLYELISAKTAVIKVDTTEFEFKTNESIDEYKSLVALFDEVIDQEGDHIEGLRKLVDPRLGENYSIDSINKMARLAKACINRDPKRRPTMRSVVVSLMTLNSTIYDYDGSRADSASLSLTMEHDSNSKEFPM from the exons ATGAAACTCAAAAATGTGTTAGTCTTACTATTGTTCTTTATGTTTTTGGATTGTGTTTTACTGAAAGTAGAATCCAAGTGTCTGAAAGGGTGTGATATAGCTTTAGCTTCTTACTATGTCATGCCTGCATTTAAATTCCAAATTATAACAGGCTTCATGCAATCAAAGATTGTTACCAATAATTCTTCTGATATTTTAAATAGATACAATAAAATCTTAGTAACCAATCATgctaatattttttcattttttagaatCAATATTCCATTCCCATGTGAATGTATTGAAGGTGAATTTTTAGGCCATGTGTTTGAATACACAGCAAAGGAAGGAGATACTTATGATTTGATTGCAAATACTTATTATGCAAGTTTGACAAGTGTTGaggttttgaaaaagtttaACAGTTATGATCTAAATCATATACCTGTTAAAGCTAAGGTTAATGTTACTGTCAATTGTTCTTGTGGGAATAGTCAGATTTCAAAAGATTATGGCTTGTTTATTACCTATCCACTAAGGGCTAGTGATACTCTTCAAAAGATTGCAAGTGATTCTAAACTTGATGAAGGGGTGATACAGAGTTTCAATTCTGGTGTCAATTTCAGCAAAGGTAGTGGGATTGTGTTCATTCCAGGAAGAG ATCAAAATGGAGATTATGTTCCCTTGTATCCTAG AACAGGTCTTGCTAAAGGTGCAGCTGTTGGTATAACAATAGCAGGAATACTTGGACTTTTATTAGTATTAGTTATCTGTATATATGTCAGATACTTCCgaaagaaggaagaagagaaaACTAAATTTCCTGAAACTTCTATCGCCTGTTCATCTCAAGATG GAGCTAAATTCATTGTGGTAGACAAATCACCCGAGTTTTCGTACAAAGAACTAGCCAATGCTACTGATAACTTCAGTTTGGCTAACAAAATTGGTCAAGGTGGTTTTGGCGAGGTCTACTATGGAGAGCTGAGAGGCAAG aaaactgcaataaaaaagatgaaaattcaAGCAACAAGAGAATTTCTTGCTGAACTCAAAGTCTTAACAAGTGTCCATCACTGGAACCTG GTACACTTGATTGGATATTGTGTTGAGGGATCTCTATTCCTTGTTTATGAATACATAGACAATGGAAACTTAAGCCAACATCTACATAATTCAG CGAAAGAACCGATGACATGGTCTACAAGGGTGCAAATTGCTCTTGATGTTGCGAGAGGACTCGAGTATATTCATGATCATTCGGTGCCTGTATACATCCATCGCGACATTAAATCAGATAACATTTTGTTAAATGAAAACTTCACTGCGAAG GTTGCAGATTTTGGATTAACCAAGCTGACTGATGTTGCAAGTTCAACCGATAAAACCGATCACATTGCAGGCACATTTGGTTACATGCCACCTGA AAATGTATATGGACGTATTTCTCGCAAGATAGATGTATATGCTTTTGGAGTTGTTCTTTATGAACTAATTTCTGCTAAAACAGCTGTGATCAAGGTTGATACAACTGAGTTTGAGTTTAAGACCAATGAATCTATTGATGAATACAAGAGCCTTGTAGCATTG TTTGATGAAGTTATTGATCAAGAGGGAGATCATATAGAAGGTCTAAGAAAACTGGTGGATCCAAGGCTAGGAGAAAACTATTCAATTGATTCCATCAACAAG ATGGCACGGCTTGCCAAGGCTTGCATAAACCGAGATCCGAAACGACGTCCAACAATGAGATCTGTTGTGGTTTCTCTTATGACACTAAATTCAAcaatttatgattatgatgGTAGTAGGGCAGACAGTGCATCATTGAGTCTTACTATGGAGCATGACTCAAATTCAAAAGAATTTCCAATGTGA
- the LOC123920651 gene encoding lysM domain receptor-like kinase 3 isoform X2: MKLKNVLVLLLFFMFLDCVLLKVESKCLKGCDIALASYYVMPAFKFQIITGFMQSKIVTNNSSDILNRYNKILVTNHANIFSFFRINIPFPCECIEGEFLGHVFEYTAKEGDTYDLIANTYYASLTSVEVLKKFNSYDLNHIPVKAKVNVTVNCSCGNSQISKDYGLFITYPLRASDTLQKIASDSKLDEGVIQSFNSGVNFSKGSGIVFIPGRDQNGDYVPLYPRTGLAKGAAVGITIAGILGLLLVLVICIYVRYFRKKEEEKTKFPETSIACSSQDDKSPEFSYKELANATDNFSLANKIGQGGFGEVYYGELRGKKTAIKKMKIQATREFLAELKVLTSVHHWNLVHLIGYCVEGSLFLVYEYIDNGNLSQHLHNSAKEPMTWSTRVQIALDVARGLEYIHDHSVPVYIHRDIKSDNILLNENFTAKVADFGLTKLTDVASSTDKTDHIAGTFGYMPPENVYGRISRKIDVYAFGVVLYELISAKTAVIKVDTTEFEFKTNESIDEYKSLVALFDEVIDQEGDHIEGLRKLVDPRLGENYSIDSINKMARLAKACINRDPKRRPTMRSVVVSLMTLNSTIYDYDGSRADSASLSLTMEHDSNSKEFPM, from the exons ATGAAACTCAAAAATGTGTTAGTCTTACTATTGTTCTTTATGTTTTTGGATTGTGTTTTACTGAAAGTAGAATCCAAGTGTCTGAAAGGGTGTGATATAGCTTTAGCTTCTTACTATGTCATGCCTGCATTTAAATTCCAAATTATAACAGGCTTCATGCAATCAAAGATTGTTACCAATAATTCTTCTGATATTTTAAATAGATACAATAAAATCTTAGTAACCAATCATgctaatattttttcattttttagaatCAATATTCCATTCCCATGTGAATGTATTGAAGGTGAATTTTTAGGCCATGTGTTTGAATACACAGCAAAGGAAGGAGATACTTATGATTTGATTGCAAATACTTATTATGCAAGTTTGACAAGTGTTGaggttttgaaaaagtttaACAGTTATGATCTAAATCATATACCTGTTAAAGCTAAGGTTAATGTTACTGTCAATTGTTCTTGTGGGAATAGTCAGATTTCAAAAGATTATGGCTTGTTTATTACCTATCCACTAAGGGCTAGTGATACTCTTCAAAAGATTGCAAGTGATTCTAAACTTGATGAAGGGGTGATACAGAGTTTCAATTCTGGTGTCAATTTCAGCAAAGGTAGTGGGATTGTGTTCATTCCAGGAAGAG ATCAAAATGGAGATTATGTTCCCTTGTATCCTAG AACAGGTCTTGCTAAAGGTGCAGCTGTTGGTATAACAATAGCAGGAATACTTGGACTTTTATTAGTATTAGTTATCTGTATATATGTCAGATACTTCCgaaagaaggaagaagagaaaACTAAATTTCCTGAAACTTCTATCGCCTGTTCATCTCAAGATG ACAAATCACCCGAGTTTTCGTACAAAGAACTAGCCAATGCTACTGATAACTTCAGTTTGGCTAACAAAATTGGTCAAGGTGGTTTTGGCGAGGTCTACTATGGAGAGCTGAGAGGCAAG aaaactgcaataaaaaagatgaaaattcaAGCAACAAGAGAATTTCTTGCTGAACTCAAAGTCTTAACAAGTGTCCATCACTGGAACCTG GTACACTTGATTGGATATTGTGTTGAGGGATCTCTATTCCTTGTTTATGAATACATAGACAATGGAAACTTAAGCCAACATCTACATAATTCAG CGAAAGAACCGATGACATGGTCTACAAGGGTGCAAATTGCTCTTGATGTTGCGAGAGGACTCGAGTATATTCATGATCATTCGGTGCCTGTATACATCCATCGCGACATTAAATCAGATAACATTTTGTTAAATGAAAACTTCACTGCGAAG GTTGCAGATTTTGGATTAACCAAGCTGACTGATGTTGCAAGTTCAACCGATAAAACCGATCACATTGCAGGCACATTTGGTTACATGCCACCTGA AAATGTATATGGACGTATTTCTCGCAAGATAGATGTATATGCTTTTGGAGTTGTTCTTTATGAACTAATTTCTGCTAAAACAGCTGTGATCAAGGTTGATACAACTGAGTTTGAGTTTAAGACCAATGAATCTATTGATGAATACAAGAGCCTTGTAGCATTG TTTGATGAAGTTATTGATCAAGAGGGAGATCATATAGAAGGTCTAAGAAAACTGGTGGATCCAAGGCTAGGAGAAAACTATTCAATTGATTCCATCAACAAG ATGGCACGGCTTGCCAAGGCTTGCATAAACCGAGATCCGAAACGACGTCCAACAATGAGATCTGTTGTGGTTTCTCTTATGACACTAAATTCAAcaatttatgattatgatgGTAGTAGGGCAGACAGTGCATCATTGAGTCTTACTATGGAGCATGACTCAAATTCAAAAGAATTTCCAATGTGA